In Spodoptera frugiperda isolate SF20-4 chromosome 12, AGI-APGP_CSIRO_Sfru_2.0, whole genome shotgun sequence, a single window of DNA contains:
- the LOC118262563 gene encoding small integral membrane protein 8, with product MKPENKDVKPGDGIRSMQSSTAFRVINFELYAKPNMVIMAVGATCFGLALGYIAYMRTKYESMGYYAAVDKDGKEIFEKKKSKWD from the exons ATGAAGCCTGAAAACAAAGATGTGAAACCCGGCGATGGAATTCGATCAATGCAATCGTCTACAGCATTTCGAGTTATAAATTTTGAACTATACGCAAAACCT aaTATGGTTATTATGGCTGTAGGAGCTACATGTTTTGGTTTGGCACTTGGATATATTGCATACATGAGGACAAAATATGAATCAATGGGTTACTATGCAGCTGTAGACAAAGATGgtaaagaaatatttgaaaagaaaaagtCCAAGTGGGATTAA